From Actinoplanes oblitus, a single genomic window includes:
- a CDS encoding magnesium transporter CorA family protein — MADGYVYRSFADLHALGQRVIDKAAEVVLWQDESYSQAQQGSIDDYTKSQTPGMTTSNPHYSAPSSGNPEDNGNVQEYVRQALADVPTYFTAFSVPDPDSINESLTSPLYRTAGTLIPSLKLTRKAGGQLSADSLAGDAQAESVSQLVGHITNVHMKYWTGDAANKFTGYCAALTDAADLQHQFATSLAEVMDAHLELRRRQLTDVWNIGETTIKVLDSLDQWCLNRKKGTQTALTVVGAIAAVVVVAVAPETLPAGSAVAAETIQSLGAILGTVPDKKEETLSITGATVQAVIESMIDSIRKLNEQVDQQEQLLAQALGALRQAVDLHRAQLLVPPPGEFTKLADADIGTLREVFYNR; from the coding sequence ATGGCCGACGGATACGTGTACCGCAGCTTCGCCGACCTGCACGCCCTGGGCCAGCGGGTGATCGACAAAGCTGCCGAGGTCGTCCTGTGGCAGGACGAGTCGTACAGCCAGGCCCAGCAGGGATCGATCGACGACTACACCAAGTCGCAGACGCCAGGCATGACCACCAGCAATCCGCACTATTCCGCGCCGAGCTCGGGCAACCCCGAGGACAACGGCAACGTGCAGGAGTACGTGCGGCAGGCCCTCGCGGACGTTCCCACCTACTTCACCGCGTTCTCCGTGCCCGACCCGGACAGCATCAACGAGTCGCTGACCAGCCCGCTCTACCGCACTGCCGGCACGCTGATCCCGAGCCTGAAACTGACCCGCAAAGCCGGCGGGCAACTGTCGGCCGACAGCCTGGCCGGTGACGCGCAGGCCGAATCCGTCAGTCAGCTCGTCGGTCACATCACGAACGTGCACATGAAGTACTGGACCGGCGACGCGGCCAACAAGTTCACCGGGTACTGCGCCGCGCTGACCGACGCCGCCGACCTGCAACACCAGTTCGCGACCAGTCTCGCCGAAGTGATGGACGCCCACCTGGAGCTGCGGCGCCGCCAGCTCACCGATGTCTGGAACATCGGCGAGACCACCATCAAGGTGCTCGACTCGCTCGACCAGTGGTGCCTGAACCGCAAGAAAGGCACGCAGACCGCACTGACCGTCGTCGGCGCGATCGCCGCGGTGGTTGTCGTCGCCGTCGCGCCTGAGACTCTCCCCGCGGGCTCCGCCGTCGCCGCGGAGACCATCCAGTCACTGGGCGCCATCCTCGGCACGGTCCCGGACAAGAAGGAGGAGACCCTCTCGATCACCGGCGCGACCGTCCAGGCGGTGATCGAGTCGATGATCGACAGCATCCGTAAGCTCAACGAGCAGGTCGACCAGCAGGAACAGCTGCTCGCTCAGGCGCTCGGCGCCCTGCGGCAGGCAGTGGATCTGCACCGGGCACAGCTGCTGGTGCCGCCGCCCGGCGAGTTCACCAAGCTGGCCGACGCGGACATCGGCACGTTGCGCGAAGTGTTCTACAACCGCTGA
- a CDS encoding RNA polymerase sigma factor — protein MSGPDPVTTADPIRHLVSALTTEPGQLKGEVLQRGIAALRGYLYRRFGQALSGADIDEIAGDAVAQLVESVHRGMVSPAASPAGYLLAIASNQARTAIRRIHRNVPVGDTHPALLGLTDDQTAARLEASATADLVQAAMADAYHRGDATAVRVATYLLDHIQRTGASASSRTAAEALGLSHEGVGKALRRLRAYIAAYQQQAP, from the coding sequence ATGTCCGGCCCCGACCCGGTGACCACCGCCGACCCCATCCGGCACCTGGTGAGTGCCCTGACCACCGAACCCGGACAACTGAAGGGAGAGGTGCTGCAACGGGGCATCGCCGCATTGCGCGGCTACCTGTACCGCCGGTTCGGTCAGGCGTTGAGCGGCGCGGACATCGACGAAATCGCCGGCGACGCGGTCGCTCAGCTGGTGGAAAGCGTGCACCGGGGAATGGTCTCGCCGGCCGCCAGTCCCGCCGGCTATCTGCTCGCCATCGCGTCGAACCAGGCGCGCACGGCCATCCGGCGCATCCACCGGAACGTCCCCGTCGGCGACACCCATCCCGCCCTGCTGGGTCTGACCGACGACCAGACCGCCGCGCGACTGGAAGCCTCGGCCACCGCGGACCTCGTCCAGGCGGCGATGGCAGACGCCTATCACCGCGGAGACGCCACAGCGGTCCGGGTCGCCACCTATCTGCTGGATCACATCCAGCGCACCGGCGCCAGCGCGAGCAGCCGCACCGCGGCCGAGGCCTTGGGTCTCAGTCACGAGGGGGTCGGCAAGGCGCTACGCCGGCTCCGTGCCTACATCGCCGCCTACCAGCAGCAGGCACCCTAG